In the Arachis ipaensis cultivar K30076 chromosome B10, Araip1.1, whole genome shotgun sequence genome, one interval contains:
- the LOC107621023 gene encoding uncharacterized protein LOC107621023, producing MASANTPSETPSSQEQGSTPDASIGTQKNNNRAKTDHAWGHCKQVVESGKTILLCIYCEKLIRGGGIHRFKLHLAGKGGDVESCQKVPATVRHQFHESIEELRSKKRKTQEQYAESYNACDDVEREFDEIERNEMQQQQKSRVPTPNSRKGKQVKGLQSYFPPATTPAAQPTIKSVLQSKEIVEKCDIAIAKWMVDASVPFNVVNSAYYQPMIDAIASMGAGYKGPSYPRVRGYLLSKLVEDVRKMIDGYREIWKQTGCTIMADGWTDRCRRTLINFLVYSPKGTIFLKSVDASNISKTAENLFKLFRDVVFFVGPENVVHIVTDNAANYVAAGRLLEAEFPKLYWSPCAAHCVNLMFQDIGKLQEVSQTVSQASLITKYIYNHCYPLFLMRKFTGGREILRPAPTRFATNFIALQSILAQKDPLRAMVTSKEFTSSAYSKEAKAKKFVD from the coding sequence ATGGCTTCTGCGAATACACCATCAGAAACACCATCTTCGCAAGAACAAGGATCAACTCCTGATGCATCAATCGGAACccaaaaaaacaataatagagcAAAAACCGATCATGCATGGGGTCATTGTAAACAAGTTGTGGAGTCTGGAAAAACAATTCTGCTATGCATATATTGTGAGAAGCTTATTAGGGGTGGAGGAATTCATCGGTTTAAGCTTCATTTGGCTGGAAAAGGAGGAGATGTTGAGTCTTGTCAAAAGGTGCCAGCTACAGTGAGACACCAATTCCATGAAAGTATTGAAGAGCTtcgaagcaagaaaagaaaaactcaagaacaataTGCCGAAAGTTATAATGCTTGTGATGATGTTGAAAGAGAATTTGACGAGATCGAACGTAATGAgatgcaacaacaacaaaaatccaGGGTTCCAACACCtaactctagaaaaggaaaacaagtcAAAGGTTTACAATCCTATTTTCCACCGGCAACAACACCCGCAGCTCAACCAACTATCAAAAGCGTTCTTCAAAGCAAAGAAATTGTGGAGAAGTGTGATATTGCTATTGCGAAATGGATGGTGGATGCCTCTGTTCCATTTAATGTGGTTAATTCAGCTTACTATCAGCCAATGATTGATGCTATTGCAAGCATGGGTGCAGGGTATAAAGGGCCAAGTTATCCAAGAGTCCGTGGGTATTTGTTGAGTAAATTAGTTGAGGATGTGAGGAAAATGATTGATGGTTATCGTGAGATTTGGAAGCAAACTGGATGCACTATTATGGCCGATGGATGGACTGATCGTTGTAGGCGtactttgattaattttttagtttattctccTAAAGGAACTATTTTTCTAAAGTCGGTTGATGCTTCTAATATCTCAAAAACTGCTGAAAATTTGTTTAAGTTGTTTAGGGATGTTGTATTTTTTGTTGGTCCTGAGAATGTTGTGCATATTGTAACGGACAATGCTGCAAACTATGTTGCTGCGGGAAGGTTGTTGGAGGCTGAGTTTCCTAAATTGTATTGGTCCCCTTGTGCAGCTCATTGTGTTAATTTGATGTTTCAAGATATTGGGAAGTTGCAAGAAGTGAGTCAAACTGTGTCACAAGCTTCACTGATCACTAAGTATATCTATAATCATTGCTATCCACTGTTCTTGATGAGAAAGTTTACAGGTGGGCGGGAAATACTTCGTCCAGCTCCAACTCGGTTTGCTACTAATTTCATTGCTTTGCAAAGTATTTTAGCTCAAAAGGATCCTTTGAGAGCTATGGTGACTTCTAAAGAATTTACAAGCTCGGCTTACTCCAAAGAAGCCAAAGCTAAGAAATTCGTGGATTAA